One Cryobacterium roopkundense genomic region harbors:
- a CDS encoding ISL3 family transposase, with amino-acid sequence MQNLTLWRTLLGVDKTVVEAVDLDMETGILVASVRPTASMRNRCGSCRKRCPRYDAGEGRRRWRSLDAGSVQVQLEAAAPRVRCGVHGVTVAAVPWARHQSGHTLFFDDQVAWLATQTSKTALTVLMRIAWRTVGAIITRVWADTEKQFDQFADLTRIGIDEISYKRGHKYLTCVVDHDSGRLIWAAPGQDKATLATFFDALGPERSAMITHVSADGAAWIATVVKERAPNAVRCADPFHVVKWATEALDEVRRAAWNDARKAARHNEAGRGRGRPPTGAPARPDSARAMGIKNCRYALWKNPENLTEKQQAKLACIVQTDPRLARAYYLKEGLRVIFKLPLDEATEALDKWVSWARRCRIPSFVKLQRSIVKHRTAILASIEHGLSNGRVESMNTKIRLMTRIAFGFKAPDALIALAMLSLGGHKPVLPGRD; translated from the coding sequence GTGCAAAACTTAACACTATGGCGAACTCTGCTCGGAGTCGACAAGACAGTTGTCGAGGCAGTGGATCTCGACATGGAGACGGGCATTCTGGTCGCGTCGGTGCGTCCGACGGCGTCGATGCGGAACCGTTGCGGGTCCTGCCGGAAGCGCTGCCCCCGCTACGACGCTGGTGAGGGTCGGCGGCGCTGGCGATCACTGGATGCTGGCTCGGTGCAGGTCCAGTTGGAAGCTGCGGCGCCGCGGGTGAGGTGCGGTGTTCACGGCGTGACCGTCGCCGCCGTGCCGTGGGCTCGGCATCAAAGCGGACACACGCTGTTCTTCGACGACCAAGTCGCGTGGCTGGCCACGCAAACATCCAAAACGGCGCTCACGGTGTTGATGCGCATCGCGTGGCGCACCGTCGGCGCGATCATCACCCGGGTCTGGGCAGACACGGAGAAGCAATTCGACCAGTTCGCCGACCTCACCCGGATCGGTATCGACGAAATCAGCTACAAACGCGGCCACAAGTATTTGACGTGTGTCGTGGACCACGATTCCGGCCGCCTTATCTGGGCAGCACCGGGCCAGGACAAGGCCACCCTCGCGACGTTCTTCGACGCGCTGGGGCCGGAGCGCTCGGCGATGATCACGCATGTTTCCGCGGACGGCGCAGCCTGGATCGCCACTGTCGTCAAGGAACGAGCCCCTAACGCCGTTCGTTGCGCCGACCCGTTCCATGTCGTGAAATGGGCCACGGAGGCCCTCGATGAGGTCCGCCGAGCCGCGTGGAACGACGCCCGCAAAGCCGCCCGGCACAACGAGGCCGGACGAGGCCGTGGCCGACCTCCAACCGGAGCGCCGGCCCGCCCGGATAGCGCCCGGGCCATGGGCATCAAGAACTGCCGATACGCGCTCTGGAAGAACCCGGAGAACCTCACCGAGAAGCAACAAGCGAAGCTCGCCTGCATCGTGCAGACCGACCCGCGGCTGGCCCGCGCTTACTACCTGAAGGAAGGCCTCCGTGTCATCTTCAAACTGCCTCTCGACGAAGCGACTGAAGCGCTGGACAAATGGGTCAGCTGGGCCCGCCGCTGCCGAATCCCATCCTTCGTGAAACTACAGAGAAGCATCGTCAAACACCGCACCGCGATCCTGGCTTCCATCGAGCACGGCCTCTCAAACGGGCGGGTCGAATCCATGAACACCAAGATCCGCCTCATGACTCGCATCGCGTTCGGCTTCAAAGCACCCGACGCCCTCATCGCCCTCGCGATGCTCAGCCTCGGCGGACACAAACCCGTACTTCCGGGCCGGGATTAA
- the putP gene encoding sodium/proline symporter PutP, whose protein sequence is MHSLRRSETTHGYVRRAIILYLAAMVAIGWFAFRQTKDLDDYMLAGRGLKPGTAALSAGASDMSGWLLLGLPGAIYVSGLVEAWIAIGLTIGAWLNWKFVAPRLRSYTQVSQNSITIPSFFENRLKDKTRLLRVVSGLIILVFFTFYVSSGMVAGGVFFEESFGSTFLLGMLIVAGVTLLYTVFGGFLGATLTDVAQGILMLVALVAVPLMALSATGGVTATLDSIREVDPNLLSLTAGGTVLGIISAAAWGLGYVGQPHIIVRFMAMRTPQDAKAGRRIGIGWMVATALGAIATALIGIAYFQQNPELTLANPETVFLLLSQTLFHPFIAGLVLAAVLAAIMSTISSQLIVCSSALVEDLYKIVGKKDATPKQLVMLGRLGVLLVAVVAGLIALNRDTTILALVGFAWAGFGAAFGPVVLLSLYWKKLSTAGTLASMITGAVVVFIWGNSPLSGVLYEIVPGFAASLIVAVVVSLATYKPSAEIDAEFDAAAEQAHAKYQAPKKVSV, encoded by the coding sequence GTGCACTCGTTAAGGCGCTCGGAAACGACCCACGGTTATGTCAGGAGAGCCATTATTTTGTACCTCGCTGCCATGGTCGCGATCGGGTGGTTTGCCTTTCGGCAGACCAAGGATCTCGACGATTATATGCTCGCAGGCCGCGGCCTGAAGCCCGGCACGGCGGCGCTCAGCGCCGGCGCTTCCGACATGTCCGGCTGGCTGCTGCTCGGCCTTCCCGGCGCCATCTATGTATCAGGTTTGGTCGAGGCCTGGATTGCCATCGGCCTCACCATCGGAGCCTGGCTGAACTGGAAGTTCGTGGCCCCGCGGCTGCGTTCTTACACCCAGGTCTCGCAGAACTCCATCACCATCCCGAGCTTCTTCGAAAACAGGCTCAAAGACAAGACGCGCTTGTTGCGCGTCGTATCCGGCCTCATCATCCTCGTTTTCTTCACGTTCTATGTGTCGTCCGGCATGGTCGCCGGCGGTGTGTTCTTTGAGGAATCCTTCGGCTCCACATTCCTCCTGGGCATGCTCATAGTGGCCGGCGTCACCCTGCTCTATACGGTCTTCGGCGGCTTCCTGGGAGCCACCCTCACCGACGTCGCCCAAGGCATCCTCATGCTCGTCGCGCTCGTAGCTGTTCCGCTGATGGCCCTGAGCGCCACCGGCGGCGTCACGGCCACCCTCGACTCCATCCGCGAGGTGGACCCGAACCTGCTGTCCCTCACCGCGGGCGGAACCGTGCTGGGGATCATCTCGGCGGCGGCCTGGGGTCTCGGCTATGTCGGCCAGCCGCACATCATCGTGCGTTTCATGGCTATGCGCACGCCGCAGGACGCCAAGGCAGGACGCCGCATCGGCATCGGCTGGATGGTCGCGACGGCCCTCGGTGCCATTGCCACGGCGCTTATCGGTATCGCGTACTTCCAACAGAACCCCGAGTTGACCCTCGCGAACCCGGAAACTGTCTTCTTGCTGCTGTCGCAGACGCTGTTCCACCCGTTCATCGCCGGGCTCGTGCTGGCGGCGGTGCTGGCTGCGATCATGAGCACGATCTCCTCCCAGCTCATCGTGTGTTCCTCCGCGCTCGTGGAGGACCTCTACAAGATCGTCGGAAAGAAAGATGCCACCCCCAAGCAGTTGGTCATGCTCGGCCGTCTCGGTGTGCTGCTCGTTGCTGTTGTCGCCGGCCTCATCGCGCTCAACCGCGATACGACCATCCTCGCGTTGGTCGGATTCGCCTGGGCCGGATTCGGTGCGGCCTTCGGCCCCGTGGTCCTTCTCTCGCTGTATTGGAAGAAGCTCTCCACCGCGGGAACGTTGGCCTCTATGATCACCGGCGCCGTCGTTGTCTTCATCTGGGGCAACTCCCCGTTGAGCGGCGTGCTCTACGAGATCGTGCCCGGTTTCGCCGCGAGCCTCATTGTGGCCGTGGTGGTCTCTCTCGCGACGTACAAGCCGTCCGCTGAGATCGACGCCGAATTCGACGCCGCAGCGGAACAGGCTCATGCCAAGTACCAGGCACCGAAGAAGGTTTCGGTGTAG